The Argentina anserina chromosome 5, drPotAnse1.1, whole genome shotgun sequence genome includes the window TCAAAAATCGAACTTCCTTTTCCTCCCAAGTCCCACATCATGTGTGATATAAACTCAGCTTCAGCAATTGACCTTTACATGGTCTTTATCATCGTTTGGTTATAATCCTTTATATAATGCACATGTAGACTGTTTTATAACTGCTTTTGCTTCTTTCAGATGTAAAGATTGTGATGAAGAGCCCCAAAAGGGCAATCATGAAGGGTGGCTACGAAAACAAGGATATCCTAGACTACGATGGTTCTTGCTTTAGTCCAAAAAGCCTCTTTGCCTTGCCTCCTGATGGTAGCTCTCTCATGCTAGATTCCATGAGTTTTGTTGAAGAAAGTTCTGACCATGATCTTCTGCTGGATGTTCCATCCCATGGATCTTATCCACAAGCAGAGCTTCTCCATCCAACCTCGACTTTTGGCTCCCATCAAGCAAGCACTAGTAGTAGCTCGATATACCCACACATACTCCATCCCTGACAATTTTCAGATGCTATGGTGATTAATAGGATGATACTGCTCTATGCCTTCTACCAAAAGCCATGACAAGGGTTCATGTATTTCGCACGTTAAAACACAGTATGTGAAATGAGTGTTTCATGCTTTGCACTTTTTTTTCCCTCTGGCTTTTCGAACCTGGAATTCTGAAGGGATGAATTTGAGGTGGGGTTTTTGTATAGGCTGACAACAGGTTGTAATATAAGCTATATATTGCACAAACTGGTAAGCTCCATAGTTTTGTATGACTATGACTTGTAGTTCTTGTCTTGCATAATAAGTCAGATGCTCTTTTGGTGGATTCCTCGCTTCTTATTAATTTTTCTGACTGGGGAAAAAGCGTTGTTAGCTATAGAGAAACAAATGGCATTGGGATGCATGTGAAGGGAAACTTCATGCCTCTGGTATACTGCTCCAATTGGTTGCTGAATCTTCATGAGAAGATAAGATTTTGGTTTTTTCTCATCATTACCATCACCATAAAATGTGTGGGTTTACTATTTACTTTCAAGgaagtttttagtttttattttttaagcaGATCTTAGATTTCAATAGGATAATGCAAGACAGTTCTAAGCCATAATATAATCGAAAAGTGAAAACTACATCTACAATTTacaacttcaaaaaaaaaacctggtTTTTCAGTTGCTGCTGCTCTGCAAGATCGACCTCAAAACCTTCATTTCTTCTGAATACATTTCATCCAATCCGAGGGAAAGTCATGCCGCGACGCTTAGCTATCTCCAGAAGGCTACATTTCTCAACCTCGTTGTGCTGCTCACCAGTGATTTCTCTCACGAGTCTCACCATCTCCAATAGACTAGACCACTCGTTTCCCTCCTCGGCACGCCTCACGCTCGAGTCTGCTGGTGAGCAGAATGACAGGGGCACCACTCGAAGCACTTGTGCTTCTCTCGAAACAATCTCACCGTCTTCTTGAAACGAAAGCTCGTCGCCGAATGGACTACCGCTTTCTTCGGTAACCGGTTGAGTCCCTGCAGTGCCATTCTCGCTCTCGCTGCCTGAATACTCCACATTCTCCCCCCCTGAGCTTTCCTCAACTGATTTCACATCATTTCCTGCAATTTCGAGAGCTTGACTGAGCGGCTCAGTCTCCAATTTCTTCGACGGCGGCGAAGACTCGGCCGAACTCGCTTCCGGTGACGAATCCCTCTTCGAAACCCTAAATCCCATCGCCTCCGCCTCCGGAAACACCAGATCCGCATCCCTTCTCAGATCCACAGCACCGTCGAGGGCGTACTCACCGACAGCCACGATGACGCCGCTTCCGTCTCCGAAATCTCCAACTCCCTCGTAATCACAATCGTCGTCGGCGATCTGATCAAGATCGAGTATCGGCGTCTTCTCCTGGGAGGTTCCGACGAGGGCGTACTCCGGCGGCGTCTGGAAAACGTCCTGGTCGGCGCTGCTCTTGTCGTCGTTGTTGTTGACAGCTCCGTCCTCATCAAAACTGTCGGGCAGGGAGAGCATGAGGATTCCAGCGGAGGCTGCCGGAACAGAGCTGCTGGACTCGGAGGAGAAGGAGTCGTCGGAGTCGGAGTCCATGAGGTGGCGGTGTTTAGGAGAGAAAGGAGTTTCGAAATGAAAGCCGGAATCTGCGGAATTTTGTATTTATAGAGTTTAAGATTTTTAACTGATTATTTATTTAGTCCAAGGATTTGACTTTGAAGATTCCCGCCCATTTTTGTAATCAACGGTGGATGATTGCTTAAAAATTTGGACTTAGGCGGGCTTTTTTTTGAGACTCCCGCTTGGAATGTGTTTTATAATTAAAGGTTGACGATGTTGACGTGTAGCCCGTCTAGCTCAGTTGGTAGAGCGCAAGGCTCTTAACCTTGTGGTCGTGGGTTCGAGCCCCACGGTGGGCGCTTATTTTTAACTTTATTAAAATTGTTTTTGGGAAATTTATACGTAGTGAACGTTTGTGAAGAGATCAAATGTTTCTTGTTGGGACTTACTTGATGCTCAATAAAAGTAGCTCTTAATAAAATAACATAAGTTCGTTATACGCACTTCAAATTAATATATCTAGTTAAAATGATTTTCTAGATTCGAGATGACTGAAAAGAGTGGTTGATAATGAACTTATTTGCAATCCATCAGTCATTCAGTCGAGCCCTCGTGGTATGCAAAGAGTTTGATAAAGACCACATCATGCAGTTCTGTGTTATATCGCAATGCCATTATCACTCACAATGAGGAGGTTACTAGTGTATATTCTTTTCTGAACCTATTCAGGAACCCCATCCAGGAACCGTATCTTTGTTTGATCcaaccttttttttaattttatttatttatagcaAATCCAACCTTAAACCTGATTCAATCCTCTGGCAAGTTGACCTATGGAGACTATTAATGTGACAAGCTATTAGACTCGGGGGATATATCACCTGAATGGAACTTAGCTTGTTTCGATCACTCAACTGCATTTTTGCAAGTTACTAGGTCTATCAACGACCCCAAGTCTTTCTCTGCTCTATGGTATAAGGCTAGAGAAGAACTCAAATGCTCCATGCAGATCGGCTAAGCATCTTGATGAGTCCTTTTCTATCCCTGCTAATATACCCTCCCAGTTGGTTGGTGAAATTTCTAGGAACAGAACAGTGATTCTTAATGGGCCAAGGACTACAATGAATTTGTAAACAAACAGCATTGAGAAGAAACCTAGGCAATaggtatattatataaaagatAAACAGCCGTGTCTAAATTTGCACCATGGATAGTTGGATACCCTAAGAAGAGATCTCGACAGACAGTTAACATCAAGACGCTAGCAGTCAAGTCTAGACCTGCATCATGACTAATGCCCTAAGAAGTGACTCGGATGGAGACAGTAAGATGAAAAAACAGAATACTATCATGTGGAAGAATCTTTCAGGATCAGCTTGCTAAACTTGCACAAAGATTGAGTTTACGGTCACATTTTCCATCAAGATATTAGCAACAGATCTACTAATGGGGTCAAGACAATTGACCAAAAAAGCATTTACAGTTAAATATGACCAGTGACGAGCAGATGAAATTGAGCATAGAGAAAACCAAGGTTTCATATTATGTTCTCAAAACAGCCattacaaatacaaaactatATTGTAGAGTAAATCTACATCTAGTCAATCATACAAAACTCATCCGGCTTCAATGTTAAGAGAGAAACACCACCGGTAAACAAGTTCCTTAACACACCCAACACACCTACTTTCAagtagaaaacaaaattactGAAAGAAGAGTTTGATTACCATTCCTAAAGAAAACAACATGATGAGGAGTTCAATGATAAAGGCCTCTCCTCTTTGGCAAAGATTACTTCACACCCTCTCTACGTTGAAGTCAACCTAGAAGCCAAACACCTTACTCCTCACCCTGACTTTCATCTTTGACTAGCCTGATCATGTCATCAATCCGGAGAATTGTTATAGCAGCTTCTGTTGCAAACTGTCAAACAGAAACTTTGGTTGAAGAAACCCTTCATAAtaccttaaaaaaaattaataaacaagACTCGCTAAACGTTACTGGATATGAACTTTCTGTTTGAAAATTACCTGAATCatctttattttactcatTGCAGGCTCAATGACTCCCGCCTCTAAGTTATTTATTACTACTCCTTTTACAAGATCCAGACCCCAGTTGCAATGTGATTGCTGCCTCCTATCACCTGGAGCCTGTGCCTTGTGGTGGTAAGCCCTCATCTTTGCAACCAAATCTGTAGAGTCCTTGGCAGCATTGACAGCTAGCACCTACAACAGCACAAATCCAGAATATCCCATTCTTAACACGGTACAAGTGCAGAAGCATCTCCAAAAGGCATCAAAACCCATGAAACGAAAAAGAAACCTTTGGTATGATTGTCAAAGATTCAGCGAATTCTGCAATTGCCAACTGTTCACGAGATCCTAGTGTTATAGCAAAGCACTCCAAATACTCGCACAAAGCAGTCTCAACTGCACCTCCACCAGGTACCACCTGTACAGCCAATATAACAATGAAAATCCAACTGAGGAAAACAAACAAAggaatacaaaagaaaacccttcttttattttttctagaTTCCAGATAACATGCAATCAGAGACAAAGGGAATTTCATTTTACACTCCCAGCGACTGTTGTTGATAGCAAATATATGGTTCTATCATGAACAATAATAACCAAGCTTTTGTGTAGAGATAAGCACAAGTATAAGGACAAGGAAGCATCTACCTTTTTAGTTAATCATTAATAGTAAGGAATTGGCCGAATTTTAATGCAAAataccaaaaaagaaaaagaactcTGTTCACAAAATCTGAGCATAGAAAACTATGGTTGTAAATAGAAATCCATTAACTTATTACACAAATGATGAACTTATCTTACACCACAATTATAGTAtaaaaagtgaaagaaattagaAGTTAGTGAGAAGTAGAAAGATAAAGTAAAAGGAGGTTTCAAGCCAATTTAGAAAGGGAAGAAGGCAATCAGAAATGACCAAGTTTACCGTGTTCGACTCTAGGGTCCTCTTGACAATTGATAGAGCATCATGAAGAGCTCTGTCCATCTCATCAAGCATATAGTCATTTGCACCTCTAAGGATCAAAGAGACCTGAGAAATACGAAAGAAATATCAGACCATACCAGCACAGTTATGGGTTTATGAGGTTGTAGTATAACAGCATATAGACATATAAATGGCATTCAACAAACTGTATAAATTCACTCACTGCACTGTTAGTTTTGGTCCCTTTTATCAAAATTACATCATCATCAGATATGCGCTCCTCAACAACTTCTTCTGCAGATCCAAGAAGTGAAGCATCAAATGTTTCCTCCCCTTCCATATCAGCGAAAGTTGATACCTGCGAATCCAACAAACAGAAAACACAGAATCAAAATAGCAAGGTAGCTCCAGCTCAGCTCTTATAATGAACACCATATAGCAATGAAAGCATGGATCAGGGAAAGCAAGAATATGGAAATTACATTAACCATGTTCAGGAAAGAATTTATAACAATGCCAATATTTTGAAACACTATCATTCTGAAGTAGTTATTGAATCATTACTGTTGTGCTACACCTAGTGGTAAATCCAGTCAATTACTAGACCAGAGTCCCCAACCAGGATTCAAGCTTTGGTGGTGACCAACTCCCGTTAATTCAAGTAGCGTACAAAATTGAATCTAAGGAACAGTCGCACATTGATTTTTAAACAAAATCATAGAAGAGAAGAAACATCATGTAAGTGTTACAAGATATGATAGAGGTGAATGCAGAGGGAAAAGAATAGTATAAACAAGGCGACAAAGAGTTCTGTGAATTGAAATAGCGTTTGCAATTGAGTCTACAAATCATCACCACATAAAGCAAAATCATTTGAGAATGAACAAATTTACATCAGCCCAACATACAGATAATACTCATAAACAAGCTCCTTTGAAATAAGCAATGGCCAAACTATAAAATAACTGCGAAATAGATTATATAAGCCACCAGACCAAATGATGAACTTACCATTGTTGCACCAGTAGCCTTAGCAACATGGCGCATATCTTCTTTTGGAACACGTCTCACAGCAATAGCCCCAGCCTCCACAAAATACTGAAACAACAAGGAAGAATGCAGAACTTATTGATAAAACGTGAATTTAGTGGTGAACTCCCAGAAAATCCCTATTAACAGATTGTTTGTAATGTAACAAGAAGCCCGAATACACAACTTGTATGATGTAATGAAAATTCCCAGAACTCTAATAATAGTAACCCATGCCGTGaatataaaaggaaagaatattttttttatacatcCTCAAGGTCAAAATCCAAATAATCAGAGTTGAACACAGAAAGAAAATAGAGacagagggagggagggaaaTAAATTTATACAATTGTGCCTTTCAAAAACAATTATCATCAGGACATCCAACTTCTGCAAATGGTTGTTAAACTACATAAACCTAAATATGAGTGTCTTAATAGGTGTCAAAGTGGATACCAGTAACATCCCCTAGAAAAAGTACATCTTCCTCGAATCAGAAAAAAAACTCATGATTAAAAATGAGGAAAACTATAAGCAAAAGTTTTCAACTATGAAAATTTTCTGCTTCCATAAAAGACGTACAACAATAACTAACAAAATAATATACATGCGCAAGCAGGTGGTCTGCGCAACACTCTTTTACTTGTATGAAACACAAAACatgcataatatatatacatatttactCAAATAAGGAGGTCTgcaccaatggttttggtgcagatttccatttttgacCCACTTTTCGGTTGAATTTCCTCATcttcaccgtctagtatctagataatagtGTAGATCatatctgcaaaatttcagccaatttggtgatcgttaaagtCATCataatcgaaaaacaaatggacggactgaattctgtcaaacatgaaccgttcatgtttttaacagaaaaacgcaattttgagggccttagcgatcaccaaattggctgaaattttgcagtatgatctacacaatattatctagatactagatggtggagatgaggaaattcgatcgaaaaatggtgcaaaaatggaaatccataccaaaacagcggtgcggACCTCAGCAGCCAAGAAAGGCTATATATATGTGCCATTTCAGGTGCAGACGTCCGCACCGTGTGGATTCGCTGATTCCGGCACGGccgcactacccacctcccggcgATCCCGTCTGGAGCTCCATCGGTgacccacggcggccggaatctgcAAAACTCAAGTTTCTGGGCAGATTTCGGCGATTTCgcgattccggccgccgtgggtcgccgatggagctccggccggcacatacgggatcgccgggaggtgggtagtgcaGCTGTGTTGGTCCGCCGCGCCGTTGCGGCCTGCCGTCTCTGGAATCGGTgaatccgtaccttacgtccgcacctgaaaattctcctatatatatatatatagcatatAGAAAAGACAAAATAAAACAGGCAGGGGGCAGCAATATTCCACCTCGAGTTAAATGTTATCAAAGAGAAACTCTACAATAGTCTGATactgcaatttgaatatcggCTGACTAGGGAAAATCAGATAAAGAAATATATCAGAAGACATGCAAAACAATCTTGCCTTTAGTGCCATATCATCAATCCCTTTTGTGGTCAGAATAACATTCGCTCCAGCTTTCAGAAGCTTCTCTATGCGTTCTTTTGTCATATCCGCTTCTCTGCACAAACATGTATCATCATCACATCAGCAAATATGCATGCATACAGTATCTAATCATCATTATTGGATGTCTGTTGCAAACATGAGCAGTGACCAGTGATAGTAACATCCTTATAAACCTATATAAAAGGCCAACTGTTATTTGAGACAATTTATAAAAGCATTGATGCTGTATGAGCACATACAAGCGTCATCAGCACATTAACAAGGCACGTATTATCTGATCACCGTTACATTGGATGTCTATTGCAAGCAGTGACCAGTGACAGTAACATATCCTTACAAAACCTATCTATTTAAGGTTACACGTTATCAGAGCATTCAAGTGCATAAAGCGGTATAGGCAAATCAATTATACTGACTAAATTGTCGTGGATATTTTTGGAATTGAGATAGCCAGTAGTTGAAAAATGTCCTTTGGCTGTATGGAGAATCGACTTATCATATCATCAATGCTTACTTTATATCACATTACACTAACATGTATTCATATATTACAGATATGTATAAACTATGTATCCCGCAAAATACGCACACAATCACATGCcaatagaaattaaaagaggaaataaatgaGGTTCATCATCTAATCACCTTTGGCGGATTTTTTCAAGCTCCCTAGGGTCACTGACCAAAACTTGGACACCCATTTGCATTTTTGTCTTCTGAAGATTCAAATCAAGGCAAGCAATCTTTGCAGGGGAAACTTTAAGTGGCATCCCTTGGGCAGCACGACCTGTATTTAGTGCATACCCATTCAAGAGATAGC containing:
- the LOC126795289 gene encoding T-complex protein 1 subunit alpha; this encodes MAVSGQTPDIMGDRQYGQDVRTQNVVACQAIANVVKSSLGPVGLDKMLVDDIGDVTITNDGATILKMLEVEHPAAKILVDLAELQDKEVGDGTTSVVILAAELLKRANDLVKHKIHPTSIISGYRLAMREACKYIEEKLAVKVEKLGKDCLVNCAKTSMSSKLISGDSDFFANLVVDAVQAVKMTNARGDVKYPIKGINILKAHGKSARESYLLNGYALNTGRAAQGMPLKVSPAKIACLDLNLQKTKMQMGVQVLVSDPRELEKIRQREADMTKERIEKLLKAGANVILTTKGIDDMALKYFVEAGAIAVRRVPKEDMRHVAKATGATMVSTFADMEGEETFDASLLGSAEEVVEERISDDDVILIKGTKTNSAVSLILRGANDYMLDEMDRALHDALSIVKRTLESNTVVPGGGAVETALCEYLECFAITLGSREQLAIAEFAESLTIIPKVLAVNAAKDSTDLVAKMRAYHHKAQAPGDRRQQSHCNWGLDLVKGVVINNLEAGVIEPAMSKIKMIQFATEAAITILRIDDMIRLVKDESQGEE